In the genome of Magnolia sinica isolate HGM2019 chromosome 2, MsV1, whole genome shotgun sequence, one region contains:
- the LOC131237461 gene encoding stearoyl-[acyl-carrier-protein] 9-desaturase, chloroplastic-like yields MASLFNIPLQYFFPTGKDIPFSRRQSPGVFMAKVFPRKPMEVRNMGKHQSLEDTDVRVRHSMPPEKIEIFKSMEEWATNNVLTHLRPVEKSWQPQDFLPHPHSEDFFDQIREIRARAVDIPDDYYVCLVGDMITEEALPTYQTMLNSLYGTQDETGASPTSWAIWSRSWTAEENRHGDLLNKYLYLCGRVDMRQVEKTIQYLIGSGVDWQFENSPYLAFIYTSFQERATFIAHTNTAKHAKYYGDTNLAKICHTIAGDEKRHEKAYTKIVEKLFEIDPDTMMQCFAHMMKRRITMPGYLMFDGQDQDLFLHYSTVAERMGVYTVRDYVDIVEFFVARWKVDKIAMGLSGEGRRAQDYLCNLATRIKKIEERAVARAKKSWVIPFSWVFNKEVICN; encoded by the exons GGAGGTTAGGAACATGGGAAAACATCAGAGCTTGGAGGATACAGACGTTCGAGTGAGACATTCCATGCCACCAGAAAAGATAGAAATATTTAAATCCATGGAAGAATGGGCCACGAACAATGTCTTGACGCACCTAAGACCAGTCGAGAAGTCATGGCAACCGCAGGATTTCCTGCCCCACCCTCACTCAGAAGACTTCTTCGATCAGATACGCGAAATAAGGGCCCGAGCAGTGGACATTCCTGATGATTACTATGTATGCTTGGTCGGAGATATGATCACTGAGGAAGCCCTTCCAACATACCAAACCATGCTCAACAGCTTGTATGGCACTCAGGATGAGACGGGCGCAAGCCCCACTTCGTGGGCCATCTGGTCAAGGTCTTGGACGGCTGAGGAGAACCGGCATGGAGACCTCCTCAACAAATATCTCTACTTGTGTGGAAGGGTAGACATGAGACAGGTCGAGAAAACAATTCAATATCTTATCGGCTCGGGAGTG GATTGGCAATTCGAGAATAGCCCTTATCTTGCATTCATCTACACTTCCTTTCAAGAAAGAGCAACCTTCATCGCACACACAAACACAGCTAAGCATGCCAAGTACTATGGGGACACCAATCTGGCAAAGATCTGCCATACGATCGCCGGGGACGAGAAGCGTCACGAGAAAGCCTACACCAAGATCGTCGAGAAGTTATTCGAGATCGATCCAGACACCATGATGCAATGCTTTGCCCACATGATGAAGAGGAGGATCACCATGCCGGGCTATTTGATGTTCGACGGTCAGGATCAAGACCTGTTCCTCCATTACTCTACTGTGGCCGAGAGGATGGGTGTGTATACGGTCCGGGATTATGTGGACATTGTTGAATTCTTTGTGGCGAGATGGAAGGTCGATAAGATTGCAATGGGTTTATCTGGAGAGGGACGGAGGGCCCAAGATTATTTGTGTAATCTGGCCACAAGAATCAAGAAAATAGAGGAGAGAGCTGTGGCCAGAGCCAAGAAATCTTGGGTCATTCCTTTTAGTTGGGTTTTTAACAAAGAAGTTATTTGTAATTAA